One Cryptomeria japonica chromosome 9, Sugi_1.0, whole genome shotgun sequence genomic window carries:
- the LOC131051707 gene encoding serine/threonine-protein kinase UCN — translation MRMTAHDEKMSDEKKMKIEELRVVKVLGRGAMGTVLLVVQEACKDHPFALKLISKDSKDQQFLRKSRGIEREREILSSLHHPFLPSLMGEIETHNMVGWAIEYCPGGDLHFLRQMQPDRTFSESAIRFYAAEVVLALEHLHSKGIVYRDLKPENILLQRTGHIMLTDFDLSKRLQPQPNESKSSLNQDHQHSSEQTRGWKVFSKNLTSKPKKSQFPQASTQNSTGPLRSNSFVGTDEYVAPEVVTGEGHGFSVDWWSLGIFLYELLYGRTPFKGLTSKETFTRILLMSPKLMGPSTPLHSLILRLLEKNPQKRMGFCNGASEVKSHEFFTGLQWDSIHQLCRPPVVPDLDKTLNHILTSELQDLLSVSTSEEEEETSDSELDGHF, via the exons ATGAGGATGACAGCCCATGATGAGAAAATGAGTGAtgagaagaaaatgaaaattgaggaACTGAGGGTTGTGAAGGTGCTGGGCAGAGGAGCCATGGGGACTGTGCTTTTGGTTGTACAGGAGGCCTGCAAAGACCATCCATTTGCTCTCAAGCTCATAAGCAAAGACAGCAAGGATCAACAGTTTCTTAGGAAATCCAGAGGAATTGAAAGGGAAAGAGAGATTTTGTCTTCATTGCACCATCCCTTTCTGCCATCCCTCATGGGGGAGATTGAGACACATAATATGGTTGGGTGGGCTATTGAATACTGCCCAGGAGGTGACCTCCATTTTCTCAGACAGATGCAGCCAGACAGAACCTTTTCAGAGTCTGCTATCAG ATTCTATGCAGCAGAGGTGGTATTAGCTCTAGAACACCTGCACAGCAAGGGCATTGTTTACAGGGACCTCAAACCAGAGAACATCCTCCTGCAACGCACAGGACACATTATGCTCACTGATTTTGATCTCTCAAAAAGACTTCAACCACAGCCAAATGAATCCAAATCTTCTCTAAATCAAGACCACCAGCATTCCTCTGAACAAACAAGAGGGTGGAAAGTTTTCAGTAAGAACCTAACCTCCAAGCCAAAAAAGTCCCAATTTCCTCAAGCTTCAACCCAGAATAGCACAGGTCCTTTGAGATCAAATTCCTTTGTGGGTACAGATGAATATGTAGCACCAGAGGTTGTAACTGGAGAAGGCCATGGATTCTCCGTGGATTGGTGGTCTCTGGGCATTTTTCTCTACGAATTGCTATATGGGCGCACCCCATTTAAGGGGCTCACCAGCAAGGAAACCTTCACCAGAATACTCCTGATGAGCCCTAAGCTCATGGGGCCCTCTACTCCCCTGCATAGTCTCATTCTCAGATTATTAGAAAAGAATCCACAAAAACGAATGGGATTCTGCAATGGAGCAAGTGAGGTGAAAAGCCATGAATTTTTCACAGGCCTGCAGTGGGATTCAATCCACCAGCTCTGTCGACCACCCGTTGTCCCAGATCTTGACAAAACTCTCAATCATATTTTAACATCAGAGCTACAAGATCTTTTGAGTGTGAGTAcatcagaagaagaagaagagacgagCGACTCCGAACTGGACGGACATTTCTGA